The nucleotide window ACTGATTTGATTGTATGAGAATTATCGCTAATAGTAATTTTTAAAGTATCTCCGTTAGCTTTTACAAATTGTGCCTCAACAGATTTTAATGTTTCATATGCAAACATATTATTTAGGATATCGATGGAGGCCTGCGTGTACCCCAAAGTTGTACCATTTACCTTTGCTAATTTCATACCACGTAGCACGCCTTTCTGCCCTGCATCGGAATTAGGGTAAACATAATTCACATACCATCCTGAAAAATCGGCCGGACGATAAGATGGCGTAACCGATCTGTTATTCCATGCATCTTTTACATCAAATCCGTAACCGGTTTCTGTGGCAGCCGAACTTATGTCGCCCCCACTATAGGCTTCAGCATAGCTGTACTTTTTTTGCTGATCGTATGTATTATAAGTACGGATGGTTGCCATAACTGACTCTGCCGTTTTCAATGGGTCACCCGTAGTAACATACTGCCTTGGATTAAAAGCATCGTACGTTACCGGCCCAATCTTATCTTGCCAGTAATACATCTCCTTGGAAAATAAAAAAATGGAATCTGCAATCAATTGTTCTGTTGTAGCAACAGGTCCTGTTGGTGTAGGATCAGGATCAGGTTTAACCGGATCTTTCTTACAGGAAAAGATGCTAATCGCAATAAAACACACCATCAATATCCTCATATATGAATTTATAAACATAAAATTAACTCTTCCTTTGCACTGAGAAATATTTTTATCTTTTATTTATGAGTCTCGGCTTTTGGCAAAAACGCTATTTTAGCGATCTATTTAGGTTATATGAGACACAAAGAAGAAATATTATCAATACGAAAAGCTAAAAATCAACCCAATATCCTGGTTATAGGAGACATCATGGCCGATCGCTACATATGGGGATCTGCCAGCCGCATCTCACCGGAAGCGCCTGTGCCGGTGGTGAATGTGAAAAATGAAACCGTTACATTGGGAGGGGCAGCCAACGTTGTCCAGAACCTTTTCAAGCTCAATGCGAAAGTGTCCATCTGCGGCATAATGGGCGATGACCCCATTGCTTCAACGGTATTAGATCTTTTGAAAAGCGGAAAAATTGATGCATCTGGTATTGTTGCAGATAAGTCAAGACCCACCACCTTAAAAACGCGTATCATGGCCGGCAATCACCAATTGTTACGTGTAGACAGGGAAACAACTGCCGATATCCAGGAAAACATCGAAACAAAGTTACTCAATAAGATAAAGGCAAAACTCAGGCATACCGACATAGTATTACTTTCTGATTACAATAAAGGCTTACTTAGCTACAGTTTCACGCAAAAGTTATTAACGCTCTGCCAGACCAATGGTAAAAAAGTAATGGTGGATCCCAAGGGCCTGCATTATGAAAAATATACGGGTGCCTGGTTAATCAAACCTAACAAAAGAGAACTGGCCGAGGCCACCGTTACAGAAAAAATTGAGACGAATGAGCAACTGATTAAAGCAGCACGTAAGCTTATTGCAAAAACCAAATCACAATACCTGGTAGTAACCCGCTCAGAAGAAGGCTTATCGCTGATTTCAAAAAAATCGCATGAGGATTTCCCCGTTAAAGCCAGGGAAGTATTTGATGTTACCGGCGCGGGTGACACTGTTTTTGCATCTTTGGGATATTTTGTAGCTTGCGGGCTGGACCTGGCCACTGCTTGTGAACTCGCCAATTATGCAGCAGCCATCGCTGTAAGTAAGGTAGGTAGCGTTGCGGTAACTATTGATGAAATACTATCTTTAATCAATGAGCATGAATAATCCTGTCGAAGCTGCTGTTGAAAGTAAAATTCTTTCCCTGGAAGATGCTGTGTCTTTACGAAAACAATGGAAAGAAGATAAACAAAAAGTTGTTTTCACAAATGGTGTTTTTGACATCCTGCATGCTGGTCATGTAAAGTCACTCACCAATGCAAGGGCTAACGGCGATAAGTTAATCATCGGCTTAAATGCGGATGCTTCGGTAAAAAGACTGAAAGGCGATGCGCGACCTATCATCAGTGAACGCGACAGGGCGATACTTTTAGCTGGACTACAGTTTGTAGACCTGGTAGTTTTGTTTCCTGATGATACTCCTCTTAAACTGATTGAGGCTTTATTACCTGATGTACTGGTAAAATCGGCAGACTACAACGTGGAGACTATTGTTGGAGCTAAAGAAGTAATAGCGAATGGCGGCGAAGTAAAGATCATGCCTTTTGTGCAGGGATTATCAACCACTGCTATTATTACTAAAATAAAGAACGAATAAGTATTAGCATCAAGTATCGGTATCTAATATCTAAATACTAATATCTATATCCTTTGTCATCTCCCCTTAAAATACTGGTCATCCGCTTTAGCTCACTAGGCGATGTGATTTACACCACTCCTGTAGTACGTTGTTTAAAACAGCAATTACCCGGGGCTGAGGTTCACTTTATCACGAAGCCACAATTCAAATATATTTATGAGGACAACCCCTACCTCGATAAACTATTATTATTAAAAGAAAAGCTGAACGATACTATAGCTGAAATCAAAGCTCAAAACTACGATTGTATTATAGACCTGCATAGTAATTTAAGAACAAGTATCATCAAGCTTAGAACAGGTATCAAATCGTATACCTACAACAAGCAAACCATACGTAAATGGCTTAGTCTTAAATTAAGAAAGCAACTAGTTCCACCAGTACACCTGGTAGACCGGTATTTGAAAGCTGTGGTTCCTTTGGGTATTGTCAACGATAATAAGCCAATCGATTATTTTGTAAAAAACAATTATGATATTGCCACCCTTTTGCCCGCTACGCATCATAACGGTTATATAGGGTTTATTATCGGAGCCGCACATTTTACCAAGCGTATGCCGAATGAGAAGATCATCTCGATATGCAGGCAATTGAATCGTCCTATCGTATTGCTGGGAGGAAATGATGTAAAAGGAAACGGATCAATGATTGCAGCCGCTGTCGGCCCCAACGTATATAATGCCTGTGGCGTAACAAGTCTCGACGAATCGGTTTTCCTGGTGTCAAAGGCGGAATCAATCATTGGTTTCGATACAGGACTCAC belongs to Niabella yanshanensis and includes:
- the rfaE2 gene encoding D-glycero-beta-D-manno-heptose 1-phosphate adenylyltransferase, which codes for MNNPVEAAVESKILSLEDAVSLRKQWKEDKQKVVFTNGVFDILHAGHVKSLTNARANGDKLIIGLNADASVKRLKGDARPIISERDRAILLAGLQFVDLVVLFPDDTPLKLIEALLPDVLVKSADYNVETIVGAKEVIANGGEVKIMPFVQGLSTTAIITKIKNE
- the rfaE1 gene encoding D-glycero-beta-D-manno-heptose-7-phosphate kinase, giving the protein MRHKEEILSIRKAKNQPNILVIGDIMADRYIWGSASRISPEAPVPVVNVKNETVTLGGAANVVQNLFKLNAKVSICGIMGDDPIASTVLDLLKSGKIDASGIVADKSRPTTLKTRIMAGNHQLLRVDRETTADIQENIETKLLNKIKAKLRHTDIVLLSDYNKGLLSYSFTQKLLTLCQTNGKKVMVDPKGLHYEKYTGAWLIKPNKRELAEATVTEKIETNEQLIKAARKLIAKTKSQYLVVTRSEEGLSLISKKSHEDFPVKAREVFDVTGAGDTVFASLGYFVACGLDLATACELANYAAAIAVSKVGSVAVTIDEILSLINEHE
- a CDS encoding glycosyltransferase family 9 protein → MSSPLKILVIRFSSLGDVIYTTPVVRCLKQQLPGAEVHFITKPQFKYIYEDNPYLDKLLLLKEKLNDTIAEIKAQNYDCIIDLHSNLRTSIIKLRTGIKSYTYNKQTIRKWLSLKLRKQLVPPVHLVDRYLKAVVPLGIVNDNKPIDYFVKNNYDIATLLPATHHNGYIGFIIGAAHFTKRMPNEKIISICRQLNRPIVLLGGNDVKGNGSMIAAAVGPNVYNACGVTSLDESVFLVSKAESIIGFDTGLTHIAEAFNKPIASIWGSTVPELLGVQPYKVDNVLISGVNLSCRPCSKYGLAQCPLHHFKCMNDINEKEIVDFCNG